The following proteins are co-located in the Paraphotobacterium marinum genome:
- a CDS encoding outer membrane protein, with the protein MKKVLLTTTVIIGLSGLATSSVNAEGLYAGIQGGYSWMNIDNINDVGSGKIKDDNGETAEVNVGYLFHINDRFSLGPEIGIGTNFYSPKAQENSFLDTETAKLNTNYYIPVMFKVQFNMNNDLYLFGKAGVAYVSQTVKYSSDLGYSYKDTNNQWEAAFGAGVGYNIAQNVTLELSYNYIDGKDKNNDSDYDIFDETYRFQNVSLGVNYTF; encoded by the coding sequence AACAGTAATTATTGGCTTATCAGGGCTTGCAACATCATCAGTAAATGCTGAAGGGTTATATGCAGGTATTCAAGGTGGATATTCTTGGATGAATATAGATAATATTAACGATGTAGGTTCAGGTAAAATAAAAGATGATAATGGAGAAACCGCAGAGGTAAATGTAGGGTATTTATTTCACATAAATGATCGATTTTCTCTTGGACCTGAAATTGGTATTGGCACAAATTTTTACTCTCCAAAAGCACAAGAAAATTCATTTTTGGATACAGAAACAGCTAAGTTGAACACAAATTATTATATTCCTGTTATGTTTAAAGTTCAGTTTAATATGAATAATGATTTGTATTTATTTGGTAAAGCTGGGGTAGCATATGTATCTCAAACAGTCAAATATAGTAGTGACTTAGGTTACTCTTATAAAGACACTAATAATCAATGGGAGGCAGCATTTGGAGCTGGTGTAGGTTACAACATAGCACAAAATGTAACTTTAGAGCTTTCGTATAATTACATAGATGGGAAAGATAAAAATAATGACAGTGATTATGATATATTTGATGAGACTTATCGCTTTCAAAATGTTTCTTTAGGTGTAAATTATACATTTTAA
- a CDS encoding phospholipase D-like domain-containing protein has translation MKTKILSAVIGSILLSSTTIASANQPTEYTPYDYNLRLVENFPYYASKITSSRESESFKNFAYEDHSISPFEAYRKLIKSAKNEIVIENFYITPSGDNAAFSKLIDQIKEKAKEGVQVYIVVNWYLGYTENSNKKVLDSLNAYSPNIHVKVSDYYARNPAFGGFTYKSAEPYPEYVFSSKSSCENNDITHQMTFIESGNSINNAYVKVNGKCFQDYNTGGIIHAKTMVVDGKSFFMGSQNFGPSEFTDNHELGVLHLSSDTKKSSNLDQQAQVIRNSIMKDFADADIKNYDIDKQYGDNSIFKISANESDQPIIKYQGKNITNHHMDTFVAVSPGAGTNQPLTKHRATYKGGYNPQLNYALSNEEKSLFDLINSAKHSIDMQAMNVDFYNFYNGSKHWNSMVDLLKKKIKEGVHVRISAAARNFAHNEPGVGWKDLLDYAKNLGKSNLVEMKVTNFRTPAIAKGVACIDFSMVDHAKFIVIDAKSEHAKSWIGTGNLSANYFEATRDYGFFNWGEPRLAKDLEKTYNLVWNSKTFSESFTLQNASQIYDKYASNVYKTTCSPSA, from the coding sequence ATGAAAACAAAAATTCTTTCAGCTGTAATTGGTTCAATATTACTTTCATCAACTACAATTGCTTCAGCTAATCAACCTACTGAGTATACCCCTTATGACTATAATTTAAGGTTAGTAGAAAACTTTCCGTATTATGCTTCCAAAATAACAAGTTCTCGTGAAAGTGAAAGTTTCAAAAACTTTGCCTATGAAGATCATTCAATTAGTCCTTTTGAAGCTTATAGAAAGTTAATTAAAAGTGCAAAAAATGAAATTGTTATTGAAAACTTTTATATTACGCCTAGCGGTGACAACGCAGCTTTCAGTAAATTGATTGATCAAATTAAAGAAAAAGCTAAAGAGGGTGTTCAAGTATATATTGTTGTAAATTGGTATCTTGGGTATACTGAAAACAGTAATAAAAAAGTACTAGACTCATTAAATGCATATAGTCCAAATATACATGTAAAGGTTAGTGATTATTATGCAAGAAACCCTGCTTTCGGTGGGTTTACTTATAAAAGTGCCGAACCATACCCAGAATATGTTTTCTCATCCAAATCTTCCTGTGAAAACAATGATATAACGCATCAAATGACATTTATAGAGTCAGGTAATAGTATAAATAATGCTTATGTGAAGGTTAATGGAAAGTGTTTTCAAGATTATAACACCGGAGGTATCATTCATGCTAAAACAATGGTTGTCGATGGAAAGTCATTCTTTATGGGATCTCAAAATTTTGGGCCATCAGAGTTTACTGACAATCATGAATTAGGCGTGTTACATCTAAGCTCAGATACCAAAAAAAGTTCAAACTTAGACCAACAGGCTCAAGTTATTCGAAACTCAATCATGAAAGACTTTGCTGATGCTGATATAAAAAATTATGATATAGATAAGCAATACGGAGATAACTCTATATTTAAAATATCAGCTAATGAAAGTGATCAACCTATTATCAAATATCAAGGAAAAAATATAACGAATCATCATATGGACACTTTTGTAGCTGTATCTCCGGGAGCAGGAACCAATCAACCTTTAACAAAACACAGAGCAACATATAAAGGTGGATACAATCCTCAATTAAATTATGCACTATCTAATGAAGAAAAATCTCTTTTTGATTTAATCAATTCAGCTAAACACTCAATTGATATGCAGGCAATGAATGTTGACTTTTATAATTTTTATAATGGTAGCAAACATTGGAACTCTATGGTTGATTTACTTAAAAAGAAAATTAAAGAGGGTGTTCATGTTAGAATTTCGGCCGCAGCAAGGAATTTTGCTCATAATGAACCTGGCGTTGGCTGGAAAGACTTATTAGATTATGCAAAAAATCTGGGTAAAAGTAACTTAGTGGAGATGAAGGTCACTAATTTTAGGACTCCAGCTATAGCTAAAGGTGTTGCTTGTATTGATTTTTCAATGGTTGATCATGCTAAATTTATCGTCATTGATGCAAAGTCAGAACATGCAAAATCATGGATTGGCACCGGTAACTTGAGTGCAAATTACTTTGAGGCAACTCGTGATTATGGCTTTTTTAATTGGGGAGAGCCTCGTTTAGCAAAAGATTTAGAGAAAACTTATAATTTGGTTTGGAACAGTAAAACATTTTCAGAGTCATTTACACTGCAAAATGCCTCTCAAATATATGATAAATATGCTTCAAATGTCTA
- a CDS encoding MFS transporter encodes MFELNLSKNNYLIIMMILSPILNMLPGVSLELISPALPIIQHDFSISSSLMKSLISFNILGFCIGCLIVGLMMEFIGRKITILIGLLIFMCSNLLSPFCNSINLLLLMRFLQGFSIVVAAIGSRAIITHTFTGQAYTKAIINASTAYSAGIILSPFIGSYLVQYFGWHSCFFLSFTFTLLIFINILCFLENDCSDELKPKMIKEKISNFFLLTKNHSFMKGTLIVGLTFFLQIIFATVGPAIVENTLHLSVIIYGKFALLMGLAYLIGNIINRILIEKFPVEKIQKGGFYANILTGLIQIIFSFQTNMNLYVFVIPLIFMNFFSGFIYGNTSAMTLKSFKINASSAIAMLLFLSAVVGYLGSFGLSVFHIKSITEIGLIIFLISLFQLLLIKSSHLISLKKRIF; translated from the coding sequence ATGTTTGAACTTAATCTATCAAAAAATAATTATTTAATAATTATGATGATTCTTTCTCCAATACTAAACATGCTTCCTGGCGTAAGTTTAGAGCTCATATCCCCTGCTCTTCCAATCATTCAACATGACTTTTCAATTTCATCATCTTTAATGAAGAGCTTAATCAGTTTCAATATTTTGGGTTTTTGTATAGGTTGCTTGATTGTAGGTTTAATGATGGAGTTTATTGGAAGAAAAATAACTATTTTGATTGGTTTATTGATTTTTATGTGTTCAAATTTATTATCACCTTTTTGTAATTCTATAAATTTGTTACTCTTAATGAGATTTCTTCAAGGGTTTTCTATTGTTGTCGCAGCTATTGGTTCAAGAGCAATCATTACACATACCTTTACCGGTCAAGCTTATACTAAAGCTATTATTAATGCATCAACGGCTTATAGTGCTGGTATTATATTAAGCCCTTTTATTGGCTCGTATTTAGTACAATACTTTGGATGGCATTCGTGTTTTTTTCTCAGTTTTACTTTTACTTTATTAATTTTTATAAATATATTATGTTTTTTGGAAAATGACTGTTCCGATGAATTAAAACCAAAAATGATAAAAGAAAAAATATCAAATTTTTTTCTTCTAACAAAAAACCACTCTTTTATGAAAGGAACATTAATTGTTGGATTAACTTTCTTTTTGCAAATTATATTTGCAACAGTAGGACCAGCGATAGTTGAAAATACACTTCATTTATCAGTCATTATTTATGGAAAATTTGCTCTATTAATGGGGTTGGCTTATCTTATTGGGAATATTATCAACCGAATATTAATTGAAAAATTTCCAGTGGAAAAAATACAAAAAGGCGGTTTTTATGCTAATATCTTAACGGGTTTGATTCAAATTATTTTTTCTTTTCAAACTAACATGAATTTATATGTATTTGTAATTCCTTTAATTTTCATGAATTTCTTTAGTGGTTTTATCTATGGTAATACATCTGCAATGACACTGAAATCTTTTAAAATAAATGCAAGCTCAGCAATTGCGATGCTTCTATTTTTAAGTGCTGTCGTTGGATATCTTGGTTCATTTGGTCTTTCTGTTTTTCACATAAAAAGCATAACTGAAATTGGTTTGATCATTTTTTTGATTTCATTATTCCAGTTACTTTTAATCAAGTCTTCGCATCTAATAAGCCTCAAAAAAAGAATTTTTTAA
- a CDS encoding LysR family transcriptional regulator, whose protein sequence is MNFSIKQIQNFIILSEVLHLTAAAKKLFMTPSALHKQIRNLEDELEDNLFETKGKKIQLTEFGESLLPQARKMIKEYQELIKQAQYSKNRIKPIQINIGFTHQKPMFELIKRFKEKHPNILINVKVSLWEEQQTQLLNDKNSLFISGEPASMNAECHYEVLRKSELVFVVGNSHPLFNQEELVKGDIQETTFAVTSNFSPFDQNMLGYSQKKLFQWVSALTMKKSLLKLSSFDSIQSATEAGLCVGCLPESIVDSSLREGKLKKIFLKDFPKIDWELFLIYHKELNINDSTSTFVTFLKNSFFEAY, encoded by the coding sequence ATGAATTTCTCAATCAAACAAATACAAAACTTTATTATTCTATCTGAAGTGTTACATTTAACAGCAGCTGCTAAAAAGCTTTTTATGACTCCTTCTGCTTTACATAAGCAAATAAGAAATTTAGAAGATGAACTTGAAGATAACCTCTTTGAGACTAAAGGAAAAAAAATACAATTAACAGAGTTTGGAGAATCTTTGTTACCACAAGCTCGAAAAATGATTAAAGAATATCAAGAATTGATAAAGCAAGCTCAATATTCAAAAAATAGAATAAAGCCCATTCAAATTAATATTGGTTTTACTCATCAGAAACCGATGTTTGAACTTATCAAGAGGTTCAAAGAAAAGCACCCTAATATTTTAATTAATGTTAAAGTATCACTTTGGGAGGAGCAGCAAACTCAGTTGTTAAATGACAAAAACTCCTTATTTATTTCTGGCGAGCCAGCTAGTATGAATGCTGAGTGTCATTACGAGGTTCTCAGAAAATCGGAGTTGGTTTTTGTGGTAGGTAACAGCCATCCCTTATTTAATCAAGAAGAGTTAGTAAAGGGAGATATTCAAGAAACAACCTTTGCTGTCACATCCAACTTTTCACCCTTTGATCAAAATATGCTTGGATACTCACAAAAAAAATTATTTCAATGGGTAAGTGCCTTGACTATGAAAAAGTCCTTGCTTAAATTATCTAGCTTTGATTCAATTCAGTCGGCCACTGAAGCTGGTTTATGTGTCGGATGTTTACCTGAAAGTATTGTCGACAGCTCCCTAAGAGAAGGTAAATTAAAAAAGATATTCCTTAAAGATTTTCCTAAAATCGATTGGGAGTTATTTTTAATTTATCATAAAGAATTGAATATAAATGATAGTACGAGTACTTTTGTAACTTTTTTAAAAAATTCTTTTTTTGAGGCTTATTAG
- a CDS encoding GIN domain-containing protein, with translation MKNILRNKVKCFVVFILLYSIFLCQASADNITVHKNISDFSKLSLNCNGTVYLKLGKKDSIKVVLDKKVLSKFNLKINKTSTTLNLGIEDKDNSTLHWLENSIKSKNNDLSKKIKFYITMKSINGLETHNSGEIFVQSPIETSNLILKLSNNSSINLPTVMNHQIADFNIANDAVLNIGNLHSKSLNLKVDNNGKVNVGDLSSDQVKSFLSNAGQLKVNTLNSKTVFTSIHNKSQIFIMNGNINYQKVIATNAGVLKSENVRTNFADVKITNAAKIFMHILKNIKLEVQNDGHLYLIGKPKLNIIQLPNNDAVVRLS, from the coding sequence ATGAAAAATATTCTCAGAAATAAAGTAAAATGTTTTGTAGTATTCATATTACTATATTCTATTTTTTTATGTCAGGCCAGTGCAGATAATATAACCGTTCATAAAAATATATCAGACTTTTCTAAGCTATCACTTAATTGTAATGGCACCGTTTATTTAAAGCTTGGGAAAAAAGATTCAATAAAAGTAGTTTTAGATAAAAAAGTTCTATCCAAGTTTAATTTAAAAATTAATAAAACCTCAACTACATTAAATCTAGGCATAGAAGATAAAGATAATTCTACACTTCATTGGTTAGAAAATTCAATAAAATCAAAGAATAATGATTTATCTAAAAAAATAAAGTTTTACATAACAATGAAATCAATTAATGGACTGGAAACTCATAATTCTGGTGAAATTTTTGTTCAATCGCCAATTGAAACTTCCAATTTAATCTTAAAGCTATCCAATAATAGCTCAATTAATTTGCCTACAGTTATGAACCATCAAATAGCAGATTTTAATATAGCTAACGATGCAGTTTTAAATATTGGTAACCTCCATAGTAAATCTTTAAACTTAAAAGTCGATAATAATGGAAAAGTAAATGTGGGTGATTTGAGTTCCGATCAAGTTAAATCTTTCTTAAGTAATGCTGGTCAGTTAAAGGTTAATACGTTAAATTCAAAAACAGTTTTCACGTCAATACATAATAAAAGTCAAATATTTATAATGAATGGTAATATAAACTATCAAAAAGTCATTGCGACCAATGCGGGTGTCTTAAAATCAGAAAATGTCAGAACAAACTTTGCGGACGTAAAAATTACAAATGCAGCAAAAATTTTTATGCATATTCTAAAAAATATAAAGCTTGAAGTTCAAAACGATGGTCATCTTTATTTAATTGGTAAGCCTAAATTAAATATAATCCAGCTCCCCAACAATGATGCGGTAGTTCGTTTATCATAA
- a CDS encoding PH domain-containing protein, whose product MFNYKNASKQELKEQFKRIAKSQGERNFIISNEKYYLPKVLNENEEILSFITGRMNDTKWLITLTNQRIILIDKGLLYGLKQITIDLKHISSISSTTDLTSGKIQINQENNNYLIEHISKKLVVYFVKKANEVLQTIHLGGSSLKNSSDESTENKLVELIELREKGLINETEFAKAKAKVLNIE is encoded by the coding sequence ATGTTTAATTATAAAAATGCTTCAAAGCAAGAATTAAAAGAACAATTTAAAAGAATTGCTAAATCACAAGGTGAAAGAAACTTTATTATCAGTAATGAAAAATACTATCTTCCTAAAGTTTTAAACGAGAACGAAGAAATATTATCTTTTATAACAGGTAGAATGAATGATACTAAATGGTTAATTACTTTGACTAACCAAAGAATTATTTTAATTGATAAAGGTCTTTTATATGGCCTAAAACAGATCACTATTGATTTAAAACATATTTCTTCGATATCTTCGACCACTGATTTAACTTCAGGGAAAATACAGATTAATCAAGAAAATAACAATTATTTAATAGAACATATTTCAAAAAAACTTGTTGTATACTTTGTCAAAAAGGCAAACGAAGTACTACAAACTATACACTTAGGCGGTTCTTCGTTAAAAAACTCTTCTGACGAATCAACTGAGAATAAACTCGTTGAATTAATTGAATTGAGAGAAAAAGGGTTAATTAATGAAACAGAATTTGCAAAAGCCAAAGCAAAGGTATTAAATATCGAATGA
- the traT gene encoding complement resistance protein TraT, whose translation MKKMDATKLLLVSYFLFSLCGCAAVGTAVSHMDKESNTQMSNSIILPPKKKSKIVYIHITNSTNHQDLNINKKLKESFKEKGWEVSDNLEYSNYVVEGNVIQVGKKSMTSAEEMLGSGYGGAFDGFASTAILASSASTGVYGAVGGEVVDNAVKDVNYTLILDLKINVNHNFKEDFKTRLLSTVDQVNLSYKSAKTPLVANTVKAVVGLMS comes from the coding sequence ATGAAAAAAATGGATGCAACAAAATTATTATTAGTCAGTTACTTTTTATTTTCATTATGTGGCTGCGCTGCCGTTGGAACAGCTGTGAGTCATATGGATAAAGAAAGTAATACTCAAATGAGTAACAGTATTATTTTACCACCAAAAAAGAAAAGCAAAATTGTATATATTCACATTACAAACTCTACAAATCACCAAGATCTTAATATTAATAAAAAATTAAAAGAATCATTTAAAGAGAAAGGATGGGAGGTTTCAGACAACTTAGAATACTCTAATTATGTTGTCGAAGGTAATGTCATTCAAGTCGGTAAAAAAAGCATGACTTCTGCAGAAGAAATGCTTGGCTCAGGTTACGGAGGAGCTTTTGATGGATTTGCTTCCACTGCAATATTAGCAAGCTCAGCCTCAACTGGAGTTTATGGAGCTGTTGGTGGTGAAGTGGTTGATAATGCAGTTAAAGATGTCAACTATACCTTAATCTTAGACTTAAAAATCAATGTAAATCATAATTTCAAAGAAGATTTTAAAACTCGTTTGCTATCAACGGTCGACCAAGTGAATTTATCATATAAAAGTGCTAAAACCCCATTGGTTGCTAATACCGTCAAAGCAGTTGTAGGATTAATGTCTTAA
- a CDS encoding LysR family transcriptional regulator, which produces MHITLKQINNFIVLSETLHLTEASQKLYLTPSALHKQIKNLEEQLGNKLFKTKGKRIELTGFGESMLPQSRNMILEYDKFIRKAQISLTHDTPISINVDFAHQVSVMNKVKNFKEMHPNILIDVNVSLWEEQQSYLSNSKGTLYLSGEPLKVNKNVKNKILKNQRLSLLLEKVTLYLIKVFYYLKI; this is translated from the coding sequence ATGCATATAACCCTAAAGCAAATCAATAACTTTATTGTTTTGTCAGAAACTTTGCATTTAACGGAAGCATCACAAAAACTTTATTTGACACCATCGGCTTTACATAAACAAATAAAAAACTTAGAGGAACAATTAGGTAACAAGCTATTTAAAACTAAAGGAAAAAGAATTGAATTAACCGGATTTGGGGAGTCTATGTTACCTCAATCAAGAAATATGATATTAGAATACGATAAATTTATAAGAAAGGCTCAAATATCGTTAACTCATGATACGCCCATTTCAATAAATGTTGATTTTGCACATCAAGTATCTGTTATGAATAAAGTTAAAAATTTTAAAGAAATGCATCCAAATATCTTAATAGATGTAAATGTTTCTTTGTGGGAAGAACAACAATCATATCTTTCAAATTCCAAGGGGACATTATATTTATCAGGAGAGCCGCTAAAAGTTAATAAAAATGTAAAAAATAAAATATTAAAAAATCAAAGATTGTCTTTGTTGTTGGAAAAAGTCACCCTATATTTGATAAAAGTATTTTATTACCTGAAGATTTAA
- a CDS encoding IMPACT family protein codes for MTFLVPTTSCKASFIEKKSKFIGIIYPLNNKDELTALLKEAQKLYPDASHYCYAYKIGNVSSPSHAGMNDDGEPKGTAGKPIFNLINHNNVSNILIIVVRYYGGVKLGAGGLTRAYSKAASLVFKSITTETYFMSFKATITIDYKSEKKLIMWINKSKVIIVNKFYDKAITYELSIPQTLESEWNKIFESVSIVSNTLKR; via the coding sequence TTGACTTTTTTAGTACCTACAACAAGTTGTAAAGCTTCTTTTATTGAAAAAAAAAGTAAGTTTATTGGAATAATATACCCTTTAAATAATAAAGATGAGCTAACTGCCCTTTTGAAAGAAGCACAAAAACTTTATCCAGATGCGAGTCATTATTGTTATGCTTATAAAATCGGTAATGTTAGCTCACCCAGCCATGCAGGTATGAATGATGATGGTGAACCGAAAGGTACAGCGGGCAAACCAATTTTTAATCTAATCAATCATAACAACGTAAGTAATATCTTGATTATTGTTGTTCGATATTACGGTGGAGTTAAGCTGGGGGCCGGTGGGTTGACGAGAGCTTACAGTAAGGCAGCAAGTCTTGTTTTTAAATCTATTACAACCGAAACATACTTTATGTCCTTTAAAGCCACAATCACTATTGATTATAAGTCAGAAAAAAAATTGATTATGTGGATTAATAAATCAAAGGTAATCATAGTAAATAAGTTTTACGATAAAGCTATCACTTATGAACTATCTATTCCTCAAACCTTGGAAAGTGAATGGAATAAAATATTTGAAAGCGTAAGTATTGTAAGTAATACACTGAAACGTTAA
- a CDS encoding LysR substrate-binding domain-containing protein → MKKSKIVFVVGKSHPIFDKSILLPEDLNNLTLSIPAIQPLYSNIKLGASFQKIYDFINSLKVNTSFLNLLTFASIQSASEAGLCIGCLPECFVNSSLKEGKLKTIIIENFPSIYWELFAIYHEDGSLDDNTLTFLDFLEKSYLDL, encoded by the coding sequence ATTAAAAAATCAAAGATTGTCTTTGTTGTTGGAAAAAGTCACCCTATATTTGATAAAAGTATTTTATTACCTGAAGATTTAAATAATCTTACTTTATCTATTCCAGCTATTCAGCCCTTATATTCTAATATTAAGTTGGGAGCTTCGTTTCAAAAAATATATGATTTTATAAATAGTTTAAAGGTAAATACTTCTTTTTTAAACTTATTAACTTTTGCTTCGATACAATCAGCTTCAGAAGCAGGCTTATGTATTGGCTGTTTACCGGAATGTTTTGTAAATAGCTCTTTAAAAGAGGGGAAATTAAAAACTATTATTATTGAAAACTTCCCCAGTATTTATTGGGAGCTTTTTGCTATTTATCATGAAGACGGTTCATTAGATGACAATACACTTACATTTTTGGATTTTTTGGAAAAATCTTATTTGGACTTATGA